A region from the Syntrophobacterales bacterium genome encodes:
- a CDS encoding DUF4065 domain-containing protein, with amino-acid sequence MKKRYTALEIAKYFISKSGKRNGELLSNRKLQKMVSCAQGLYVNMYGEPLFEDEIEVWNDGPIIPTLYEALKEFGDDGIPPDHEFDPSLIEEDATRLLDEIHSVFSQYVGIRLMEALMTTDVGNKLVWVM; translated from the coding sequence ATGAAAAAAAGATATACAGCGCTTGAAATCGCCAAATATTTCATTTCGAAATCAGGCAAGAGGAACGGAGAATTGCTGTCAAATCGCAAGCTTCAGAAAATGGTCAGTTGTGCTCAGGGGCTTTACGTCAACATGTATGGCGAGCCTCTTTTTGAAGACGAAATCGAGGTATGGAATGATGGACCCATTATCCCAACGCTCTACGAGGCCCTAAAGGAATTCGGGGATGATGGAATTCCACCAGACCATGAGTTTGACCCGTCACTTATAGAAGAAGACGCTACCAGGCTCCTTGATGAAATCCACAGCGTGTTTAGTCAATATGTAGGTATTCGTTTGATGGAGGCTCTCATGACAACGGATGTGGGGAACAAACTGGTATGGGTCATGTAA